The Haloferax sp. Atlit-12N region TTATCAAAGCCGCGGCCCCCGTCGCCGACCGCGCCGGCCGAGATGAACGGACGGTGCGGCGAACGCTCGCCTCGCGCCCGCGTTCGGACTACTCCTCGGTTTCGGCGTCCGCGTCCGTCTCTTCGTTCGCGGCGTCCGTCTCTTCGTTCGCGGCGTCCGTCTCGTCTTCTTCGTCGTCCAGTCGGATGGTGAGCACCGGGACCGGCGAGGTGCGGACGACGCGCTCGGTGACGCTTCCGAGAAGATAGTGGCTCAGCCCCGTGCGACCATGCGTGCCCATGACGACGAGGTCTATCGCGTGGTCGTCGATGTACTCCCGGATGGAGCGGTAGGCGGTCCCGGTAACGACCTCCGCCTGTACCTCGATGCCGGCTTCCTCGGCGGCCTTGCTGACGTGTCGGGTCGCGGCGTCGCCCTCCCGTTCGAGGGCGTCGATGACCACGTCCGCGCCGGCGTCGAGCGAGGTGTAGATGCTGGTGTCGACGACGTACAGCGCGTGAATCCGCGCGTCGTAGGTCTTCGCGAGGTCGAGCGCGTGGTCGATAGCGCGTTCGGCGGCCTTGCTGCCGTCGGTCGGGACGAGGATTTCGCTGTACATGACGAATTATACTTAGTTCGGAACGCGGTTAATACTACTCCTCATTCCCGTCGTCTTGGAACGACAGGACGGCCTCCTCGCAGGCCTGCAGTCCGTCGATTCGCTCGGTCTCGTCGTCGAGTTCGACCGTCTCGACGACCGACCAGCCGGCGTCGTCCTCGTAGGCGACGCCCTTGACCCACGCCTCGGTGGCGAAAAGCAGGCTTCGGGCGGGACCGTCGTCCTCGACGGCGACGACCAGTTCGAACGCGTCGGCGCGGTTCAAAGACGTCAACTCCTGCGGTTCGAGGGGGCGAGCGGGTAGCGACTCGATGAGCGACATATCCGACTGCTACCGGTCGGTGGGGATGACGCTTTCGAAGGGGCGGGCCGCCGGCCTTCCAAGTCGTAACCTTTCTGCCGTCCGGCGCGCCACGTCATCCCATGATTCCCTCCCGCGTCGGGCGGCGGCCCGACCGAACGACGCTCGCCGTCGTCGCGCTCGCCGCCGCGGCACTCGTCGTCCGCCTCGCCGGCCTCGGCGACCGGCCGCTTCACTGGGATGAGGCCCGCGTCGGCTACTGGAGCCTCCGGTCGCTCGAAACCGGCTTCTTCTCGTATCGTCCCGTCGCCGGCGGCCCGCTCGTCTACCACCTTTCGCGGCCGTCGCTCGCGCTGTTCGGCGCGACCGACTTCGCGCTCCGCCTCCCGTTCGCGCTGTTCGGCGCGGCCCTCCCGCTCGCGGCGCTCCTCTTCCGCGGCCGCCTCGCCGCCGACGAAACCGTCGGGTTCGCGGCCGTCCTCGCGGCGAACCCGATTCTCGTCTACTACGGCCGGTTCGCCCGCGGCGACGTCCTCGCGGTCGGCTTCGCGCTCGTCGCCTTCGGGTTCGCGCTCCGCCTCGTCGACGGCGCGGGGCGGCGCAACGCCTACGGACTCGCCGCGGCCGTCGCGCTCGCCGTCGCCTCCTCGGGCCTCGGCGTCGTCGCGCTCGTCTGTCTCGCCGTCGCCGGCCTCCTGGTGTTCGACCACGCGGCGCTCCTCACGTCGGCGCGCCCGGCCGCGATGCGCCTCGGCGAGTACGCCGCCCGACTCCGCGGCGCGGCGACGCCGGCGGCCCGCGCGCTCCTCGTCTTCGTCGCGCTCTACGTCTTCGCGTTCGCCCCGCGGGCGGGCGACACCGACGGCGCGGGCCTCTACACGCCGGGGACGGTTCTCGGCGCAATCGACGCGGCGCTGTTCGGCTCGGTTCGCCGCTTCGTCGGCGTCCGCGTCGTCGACCGCTACCCGGAGGGGACCCACGAGTATCTCCCGTACTTCGGCGACCTCCTCGGCGCGCTCGCGCTCGCGGCGCTTCCGGTCGTCCTCCTCGGTGCGGCGGTCTTCCTCGTCGACCGCTACACGGCCGGCGGGCCGCGTCCGGAGGTGTCGGCGGCGGTCTACTGGGCCGGCGCGTCGCTGGTGTTCGTCCCCATGTTGACCGAGGTGTCCGCGCCGTGGCTCGGCGTCTACGTCGTCGTCCCGCTCGCGCTCCCGGCGGGTATCGGTCTCGCGGCGCTCGTCCGCTGGGGCCGCAGCGCGTTCGACTCGCGGGACGTGCCCCGCGTCGCGGCCGCGGTCATCGTTCTGCTCGCGCTCGTCGCCCAGACCGGTGCGGTGGCGACGACCGAGGTGTACGGTCCGAGCGACCGCAACACCGAACTCGCGCACTTCGCCCAGCCGTCCAGCGAGTTCTCGTCGTTCCGCGACAACCTCTCCGCGTGGGTCGGGCCGACCGACGACGAGGGGCCGGAGGTGCTCTACTACGGGAGCTCGATGTACATCGCCGACGGCGCGGCCGACTACCCGCCGGTCCCCGACGCGTGGGGCGAACAGCTCCCGATGGCGTGGTACGTCGAGCGAATCGGCGCCGACTCGACGTCGGCGGCGACGCCTGAGGCGCTCGAATCCCGGTCGTCGGTGCCGCCGGTGGTCATCGCGCCCGCCGACAAGCGCGGGACGGTCGCGCCGCTCCTCGACGGTTACGTCGCACACCAGTACGACACCGGCCTCTGGGGACGGTCGGTCGTGGTGTTCGTGAAAAACTGAAACTGAGCCTCGTCGACGGACGTCAGTCGGTGACGGTGAGCCGGGTCGCGGGTCTGGTCGACGGGCCGACGCTCAGCGGAAGCCCATCGCTTCGATCTGTTCTTGGTAGCGGTTCCGGATGGTGACCTCCGTCACCTGCGCCACGTCCGCGACCTCGCGCTGGGTCTTCTTCTCGTTGCAGAGAAGCGACGCGGCGTAGATTGCGGCGGCGGCGAAGCCGGTCGGCGACTTGCCCGACAGCAGGCCCTGCTCGGCGGACACGTCGATGATTTCGGTCGCCTTCGCCTGTACCTCTTCGGAGAGGTCGAGCGCGGAGGCGAACCGCGGGACGAACTGCTTGGGGTCGACGGGCTTGAGTTCGAGACCGAGTTCCTGCGAGATGTAGCGGTACGTACGACCGATTTCCTTCTGCGGGACGCGCGACACTTCCGCGACCTCGTCGAGCGAGCGCGGGATGCCTTCCTGACGGCAGGCGGCGTACAGCGCGGATGTGGCGACGCCTTCGATGGAGCGGCCACGAATCAGGTCCTCGTTGAGCGCGCGGCGATAGATGACGGACGCGACTTCCCGAACCGACCGCGGGACGCCGAGCGCCGACGCCATGCGGTCGATTTCGCTGAGCGCGAACTGGAGGTTGCGCTCGCCGGCGTCCTTCGTCCGGATGCGCTCTTGCCACTTGCGCAGGCGGTGCATCTGCGAGCGTTTCTCGGACGAAAGCGAGCGACCGTAGGCGTCTTTGTCCTTCCAGTCGATGGTCGTCGTCAGCCCCCGGTCGTGCATCGTCTCCGTGATGGGCGCACCCACGCGCGACTTCGACTGCCGCTCGGAGTGGTTGAACGCCCGCCACTCCGGGCCGCGGTCGATTTGTCGCTCATCGAGGACGAGACCACAGTCGTCACACACCAGTTCCCCCTGGTCTGCG contains the following coding sequences:
- a CDS encoding universal stress protein, whose translation is MYSEILVPTDGSKAAERAIDHALDLAKTYDARIHALYVVDTSIYTSLDAGADVVIDALEREGDAATRHVSKAAEEAGIEVQAEVVTGTAYRSIREYIDDHAIDLVVMGTHGRTGLSHYLLGSVTERVVRTSPVPVLTIRLDDEEDETDAANEETDAANEETDADAETEE
- a CDS encoding flippase activity-associated protein Agl23; this encodes MIPSRVGRRPDRTTLAVVALAAAALVVRLAGLGDRPLHWDEARVGYWSLRSLETGFFSYRPVAGGPLVYHLSRPSLALFGATDFALRLPFALFGAALPLAALLFRGRLAADETVGFAAVLAANPILVYYGRFARGDVLAVGFALVAFGFALRLVDGAGRRNAYGLAAAVALAVASSGLGVVALVCLAVAGLLVFDHAALLTSARPAAMRLGEYAARLRGAATPAARALLVFVALYVFAFAPRAGDTDGAGLYTPGTVLGAIDAALFGSVRRFVGVRVVDRYPEGTHEYLPYFGDLLGALALAALPVVLLGAAVFLVDRYTAGGPRPEVSAAVYWAGASLVFVPMLTEVSAPWLGVYVVVPLALPAGIGLAALVRWGRSAFDSRDVPRVAAAVIVLLALVAQTGAVATTEVYGPSDRNTELAHFAQPSSEFSSFRDNLSAWVGPTDDEGPEVLYYGSSMYIADGAADYPPVPDAWGEQLPMAWYVERIGADSTSAATPEALESRSSVPPVVIAPADKRGTVAPLLDGYVAHQYDTGLWGRSVVVFVKN
- a CDS encoding transcription initiation factor IIB family protein, whose protein sequence is MERPSRQRQREEEATAQEDEQVNCPECGSDQIVTDADQGELVCDDCGLVLDERQIDRGPEWRAFNHSERQSKSRVGAPITETMHDRGLTTTIDWKDKDAYGRSLSSEKRSQMHRLRKWQERIRTKDAGERNLQFALSEIDRMASALGVPRSVREVASVIYRRALNEDLIRGRSIEGVATSALYAACRQEGIPRSLDEVAEVSRVPQKEIGRTYRYISQELGLELKPVDPKQFVPRFASALDLSEEVQAKATEIIDVSAEQGLLSGKSPTGFAAAAIYAASLLCNEKKTQREVADVAQVTEVTIRNRYQEQIEAMGFR